One segment of Pogoniulus pusillus isolate bPogPus1 chromosome 26, bPogPus1.pri, whole genome shotgun sequence DNA contains the following:
- the ATG16L1 gene encoding autophagy-related protein 16-1 isoform X4 produces MASGLRAAGFPPWKRHIAAELRRRDRLQRQAFEEIIGQYNKLLEKSDLHAVLADKLQAEKYEMQSRHEMSPGHDGTWNDAQLQELAQLKIKHQEELTELHKKRGELAQSVIDLNNQMQQKDKEMQMNEAKIAEYLQKISELETECQELRNKLQDLERANQTLKDEYDALQITFNALEEKLRKTTEDNQELVSRWMAEKAQEANRLNAENEKDSRRRQARLQKELAEAAKEPLPVEPDDDIEVLADETSDAAEETSPVRNMNRTASKRLSQPAGGLLDSITNIFGRRSLSSFPAPQDNVEPHSGASKEVRVPTTAICVFDAHDGEVNAVQFSPGSRLLATGGMDRRVKLWEVLGDRCEPKGSLSGSNAGITSIEFDSAGSYLLAASNDFASRIWTVDDNRLRHTLTGHSGKVLSAKFLLDNARIVSGSHDRTLKLWDLRSKVCIKTVFAGSSCNDIVCTEQCVMSGHFDKKIRFWDIRTESIVKELELLGRITALDLNSERTELLTCSRDDLLKIVDLRVGAVKQTFSAQGFKCGSDWTRVVFSPDGNYVAAGSADGALYVWNVLTGKLERTLAKHHSSPINAVAWSPAGAHVVSVDKGNKAVLWSDF; encoded by the exons ATGGCGTCGGGGCTGCGCGCTGCTGGCTTCCCCCCGTGGAAGAGGCACATCGCGGCGGAGCTGCGGCGCCGGGATCGGCTGCAGCGGCAGGCCTTCGAGGAGATCATTGGACAGT ATAACAAGCTGCTAGAGAAATCAGACCTTCATGCAGTGCTGGCTGATAAACTTCAAGCAGAAAAATATGAGATGCAGAGCCGACATGAGATGAG TCCAGGACATGATGGAACATGGAATGATGCTCAgttgcaggagctggcacagtTGAAGATAAAGCATCAGGAGGAGCTGACAGAACTTCATAAGAAACGTGGCGAG cTGGCCCAGTCTGTAATTGATCTGAATAACCAAATGCAGCAGAAGGACAAAGAGATGCAGATGAATGAAGCAAA GATTGCAGAGTATTTGCAAAAGATCTCTGAATTGGAAACAGAGTGCCAGGAATTGCGTAACAAACTGCAAGATCTTGAGCGAGCTAATCAGACACTGAAAGATGAATATGATGCTCTCCAGATCACCTTCAATGCCTTGGAGGAAAAACTGAGGAAAACTACTGAAGACAACCAGGAGCTGGTCTCACGTTGGATGGCAGAGAAAGCACAAGAAGCCAATCGTCTGAATGCAGAAAATGAAAAGGATTCAAG GAGACGACAagccaggctgcagaaggagctaGCAGAAGCTGCCAAAGAGCCCCTGCCAGTTGAACC GGATGATGATATTGAAGTGCTTGCAGATGAAACCTCTGATGCAGCTGAGGAGACATCTCCAGTGCGAAATATGAACCGAACAGCCAG TAAGCGACTCTCCCAACCAGCTGGAGGCCTTCTGGACTCTATCACTAATATCTTTGG GAGGCGATCTCTGTCCTcgttccctgctccccaggaTAATGTAGAGCCACATTCTGGTGCCAGTAAAGAAGTGAGAGTGCCCACTACTGCCATATGTGTCTTT gATGCACATGATGGGGAAGTGAATGCAGTGCAGTTCAGCCCTGGCTCCCGGTTACTAGCAACAGGAGGCATGGACCGCAGGGTTAAGCTTTGGGAAGTCTTGGGAG ATAGGTGTGAGCCCAAGGGTTCCCTCTCTGGTAGTAACGCTGGGATTACAAGCATAGAGTTTGACAGCGCT GGTTCTTACCTCTTAGCAGCTTCAAATGACTTTGCCAGCAGAATCTGGACGGTCGATGACAATCGGTTACGG cACACCTTGACAGGTCACAGTGGTAAAGTTCTATCAGCCAAGTTCCTGCTGGACAATGCCCGCATTGTTTCGGGAAGCCACGACCGGACCCTCAAGCTCTGGGACCTCCGCAGTAAAGTTT GTATAAAAACAGTGTTTGCAGGATCTAGCTGCAATGACATCGTATGTACTGAGCAATGTGTCATGAGTGGACATTTTGATAAGAAAATTCGTTTCTGGGACATCAG GACTGAAAGCATAGTAAAAGAACTGGAGCTGCTTGGAAGAATCACAGCTCTGGATCTGAACTCGGAGCGAACAGAGCTTTTGACCTGTTCCCGTGATGATCTACTGAAGATCGTTGATCTGCGGGTTGGTGCTGTCAAGCAGACATTCAG TGCCCAGGGATTCAAATGTGGCTCTGACTGGACGAGAGTTGTGTTCAG CCCTGATGGTAACTATGTGGCTGCTGGTTCAGCTGATGGGGCCCTCTATGTTTGGAATGTGCTCACTGGGAAATTGGAGAGGACACTTGCAAAGCATCAcag TTCTCCTATCAATGCAGTCGCGTGGTCACCGGCAGGTGCCCATGTTGTCAGTGTGGacaaaggaaacaaagctgTCCTGTGGTCGGATTTTTGA
- the ATG16L1 gene encoding autophagy-related protein 16-1 isoform X7: protein MQSRHEMSPGHDGTWNDAQLQELAQLKIKHQEELTELHKKRGELAQSVIDLNNQMQQKDKEMQMNEAKIAEYLQKISELETECQELRNKLQDLERANQTLKDEYDALQITFNALEEKLRKTTEDNQELVSRWMAEKAQEANRLNAENEKDSRRRQARLQKELAEAAKEPLPVEPRDDDIEVLADETSDAAEETSPVRNMNRTASKRLSQPAGGLLDSITNIFGLSESPLLGHQSSDAARRRSLSSFPAPQDNVEPHSGASKEVRVPTTAICVFDAHDGEVNAVQFSPGSRLLATGGMDRRVKLWEVLGDRCEPKGSLSGSNAGITSIEFDSAGSYLLAASNDFASRIWTVDDNRLRHTLTGHSGKVLSAKFLLDNARIVSGSHDRTLKLWDLRSKVCIKTVFAGSSCNDIVCTEQCVMSGHFDKKIRFWDIRTESIVKELELLGRITALDLNSERTELLTCSRDDLLKIVDLRVGAVKQTFSAQGFKCGSDWTRVVFSPDGNYVAAGSADGALYVWNVLTGKLERTLAKHHSSPINAVAWSPAGAHVVSVDKGNKAVLWSDF, encoded by the exons ATGCAGAGCCGACATGAGATGAG TCCAGGACATGATGGAACATGGAATGATGCTCAgttgcaggagctggcacagtTGAAGATAAAGCATCAGGAGGAGCTGACAGAACTTCATAAGAAACGTGGCGAG cTGGCCCAGTCTGTAATTGATCTGAATAACCAAATGCAGCAGAAGGACAAAGAGATGCAGATGAATGAAGCAAA GATTGCAGAGTATTTGCAAAAGATCTCTGAATTGGAAACAGAGTGCCAGGAATTGCGTAACAAACTGCAAGATCTTGAGCGAGCTAATCAGACACTGAAAGATGAATATGATGCTCTCCAGATCACCTTCAATGCCTTGGAGGAAAAACTGAGGAAAACTACTGAAGACAACCAGGAGCTGGTCTCACGTTGGATGGCAGAGAAAGCACAAGAAGCCAATCGTCTGAATGCAGAAAATGAAAAGGATTCAAG GAGACGACAagccaggctgcagaaggagctaGCAGAAGCTGCCAAAGAGCCCCTGCCAGTTGAACC CAGGGATGATGATATTGAAGTGCTTGCAGATGAAACCTCTGATGCAGCTGAGGAGACATCTCCAGTGCGAAATATGAACCGAACAGCCAG TAAGCGACTCTCCCAACCAGCTGGAGGCCTTCTGGACTCTATCACTAATATCTTTGG TCTGTCTGAGTCTCCCCTTTTGGGACATCAATCTTCTGATGCTGCCAG GAGGCGATCTCTGTCCTcgttccctgctccccaggaTAATGTAGAGCCACATTCTGGTGCCAGTAAAGAAGTGAGAGTGCCCACTACTGCCATATGTGTCTTT gATGCACATGATGGGGAAGTGAATGCAGTGCAGTTCAGCCCTGGCTCCCGGTTACTAGCAACAGGAGGCATGGACCGCAGGGTTAAGCTTTGGGAAGTCTTGGGAG ATAGGTGTGAGCCCAAGGGTTCCCTCTCTGGTAGTAACGCTGGGATTACAAGCATAGAGTTTGACAGCGCT GGTTCTTACCTCTTAGCAGCTTCAAATGACTTTGCCAGCAGAATCTGGACGGTCGATGACAATCGGTTACGG cACACCTTGACAGGTCACAGTGGTAAAGTTCTATCAGCCAAGTTCCTGCTGGACAATGCCCGCATTGTTTCGGGAAGCCACGACCGGACCCTCAAGCTCTGGGACCTCCGCAGTAAAGTTT GTATAAAAACAGTGTTTGCAGGATCTAGCTGCAATGACATCGTATGTACTGAGCAATGTGTCATGAGTGGACATTTTGATAAGAAAATTCGTTTCTGGGACATCAG GACTGAAAGCATAGTAAAAGAACTGGAGCTGCTTGGAAGAATCACAGCTCTGGATCTGAACTCGGAGCGAACAGAGCTTTTGACCTGTTCCCGTGATGATCTACTGAAGATCGTTGATCTGCGGGTTGGTGCTGTCAAGCAGACATTCAG TGCCCAGGGATTCAAATGTGGCTCTGACTGGACGAGAGTTGTGTTCAG CCCTGATGGTAACTATGTGGCTGCTGGTTCAGCTGATGGGGCCCTCTATGTTTGGAATGTGCTCACTGGGAAATTGGAGAGGACACTTGCAAAGCATCAcag TTCTCCTATCAATGCAGTCGCGTGGTCACCGGCAGGTGCCCATGTTGTCAGTGTGGacaaaggaaacaaagctgTCCTGTGGTCGGATTTTTGA
- the ATG16L1 gene encoding autophagy-related protein 16-1 isoform X1 encodes MASGLRAAGFPPWKRHIAAELRRRDRLQRQAFEEIIGQYNKLLEKSDLHAVLADKLQAEKYEMQSRHEMSPGHDGTWNDAQLQELAQLKIKHQEELTELHKKRGELAQSVIDLNNQMQQKDKEMQMNEAKIAEYLQKISELETECQELRNKLQDLERANQTLKDEYDALQITFNALEEKLRKTTEDNQELVSRWMAEKAQEANRLNAENEKDSRRRQARLQKELAEAAKEPLPVEPRDDDIEVLADETSDAAEETSPVRNMNRTASKRLSQPAGGLLDSITNIFGLSESPLLGHQSSDAARRRSLSSFPAPQDNVEPHSGASKEVRVPTTAICVFDAHDGEVNAVQFSPGSRLLATGGMDRRVKLWEVLGDRCEPKGSLSGSNAGITSIEFDSAGSYLLAASNDFASRIWTVDDNRLRHTLTGHSGKVLSAKFLLDNARIVSGSHDRTLKLWDLRSKVCIKTVFAGSSCNDIVCTEQCVMSGHFDKKIRFWDIRTESIVKELELLGRITALDLNSERTELLTCSRDDLLKIVDLRVGAVKQTFSAQGFKCGSDWTRVVFSPDGNYVAAGSADGALYVWNVLTGKLERTLAKHHSSPINAVAWSPAGAHVVSVDKGNKAVLWSDF; translated from the exons ATGGCGTCGGGGCTGCGCGCTGCTGGCTTCCCCCCGTGGAAGAGGCACATCGCGGCGGAGCTGCGGCGCCGGGATCGGCTGCAGCGGCAGGCCTTCGAGGAGATCATTGGACAGT ATAACAAGCTGCTAGAGAAATCAGACCTTCATGCAGTGCTGGCTGATAAACTTCAAGCAGAAAAATATGAGATGCAGAGCCGACATGAGATGAG TCCAGGACATGATGGAACATGGAATGATGCTCAgttgcaggagctggcacagtTGAAGATAAAGCATCAGGAGGAGCTGACAGAACTTCATAAGAAACGTGGCGAG cTGGCCCAGTCTGTAATTGATCTGAATAACCAAATGCAGCAGAAGGACAAAGAGATGCAGATGAATGAAGCAAA GATTGCAGAGTATTTGCAAAAGATCTCTGAATTGGAAACAGAGTGCCAGGAATTGCGTAACAAACTGCAAGATCTTGAGCGAGCTAATCAGACACTGAAAGATGAATATGATGCTCTCCAGATCACCTTCAATGCCTTGGAGGAAAAACTGAGGAAAACTACTGAAGACAACCAGGAGCTGGTCTCACGTTGGATGGCAGAGAAAGCACAAGAAGCCAATCGTCTGAATGCAGAAAATGAAAAGGATTCAAG GAGACGACAagccaggctgcagaaggagctaGCAGAAGCTGCCAAAGAGCCCCTGCCAGTTGAACC CAGGGATGATGATATTGAAGTGCTTGCAGATGAAACCTCTGATGCAGCTGAGGAGACATCTCCAGTGCGAAATATGAACCGAACAGCCAG TAAGCGACTCTCCCAACCAGCTGGAGGCCTTCTGGACTCTATCACTAATATCTTTGG TCTGTCTGAGTCTCCCCTTTTGGGACATCAATCTTCTGATGCTGCCAG GAGGCGATCTCTGTCCTcgttccctgctccccaggaTAATGTAGAGCCACATTCTGGTGCCAGTAAAGAAGTGAGAGTGCCCACTACTGCCATATGTGTCTTT gATGCACATGATGGGGAAGTGAATGCAGTGCAGTTCAGCCCTGGCTCCCGGTTACTAGCAACAGGAGGCATGGACCGCAGGGTTAAGCTTTGGGAAGTCTTGGGAG ATAGGTGTGAGCCCAAGGGTTCCCTCTCTGGTAGTAACGCTGGGATTACAAGCATAGAGTTTGACAGCGCT GGTTCTTACCTCTTAGCAGCTTCAAATGACTTTGCCAGCAGAATCTGGACGGTCGATGACAATCGGTTACGG cACACCTTGACAGGTCACAGTGGTAAAGTTCTATCAGCCAAGTTCCTGCTGGACAATGCCCGCATTGTTTCGGGAAGCCACGACCGGACCCTCAAGCTCTGGGACCTCCGCAGTAAAGTTT GTATAAAAACAGTGTTTGCAGGATCTAGCTGCAATGACATCGTATGTACTGAGCAATGTGTCATGAGTGGACATTTTGATAAGAAAATTCGTTTCTGGGACATCAG GACTGAAAGCATAGTAAAAGAACTGGAGCTGCTTGGAAGAATCACAGCTCTGGATCTGAACTCGGAGCGAACAGAGCTTTTGACCTGTTCCCGTGATGATCTACTGAAGATCGTTGATCTGCGGGTTGGTGCTGTCAAGCAGACATTCAG TGCCCAGGGATTCAAATGTGGCTCTGACTGGACGAGAGTTGTGTTCAG CCCTGATGGTAACTATGTGGCTGCTGGTTCAGCTGATGGGGCCCTCTATGTTTGGAATGTGCTCACTGGGAAATTGGAGAGGACACTTGCAAAGCATCAcag TTCTCCTATCAATGCAGTCGCGTGGTCACCGGCAGGTGCCCATGTTGTCAGTGTGGacaaaggaaacaaagctgTCCTGTGGTCGGATTTTTGA
- the ATG16L1 gene encoding autophagy-related protein 16-1 isoform X5, with protein MASGLRAAGFPPWKRHIAAELRRRDRLQRQAFEEIIGQYNKLLEKSDLHAVLADKLQAEKYEMQSRHEMSPGHDGTWNDAQLQELAQLKIKHQEELTELHKKRGELAQSVIDLNNQMQQKDKEMQMNEAKIAEYLQKISELETECQELRNKLQDLERANQTLKDEYDALQITFNALEEKLRKTTEDNQELVSRWMAEKAQEANRLNAENEKDSRRRQARLQKELAEAAKEPLPVEPRDDDIEVLADETSDAAEETSPVRNMNRTARRRSLSSFPAPQDNVEPHSGASKEVRVPTTAICVFDAHDGEVNAVQFSPGSRLLATGGMDRRVKLWEVLGDRCEPKGSLSGSNAGITSIEFDSAGSYLLAASNDFASRIWTVDDNRLRHTLTGHSGKVLSAKFLLDNARIVSGSHDRTLKLWDLRSKVCIKTVFAGSSCNDIVCTEQCVMSGHFDKKIRFWDIRTESIVKELELLGRITALDLNSERTELLTCSRDDLLKIVDLRVGAVKQTFSAQGFKCGSDWTRVVFSPDGNYVAAGSADGALYVWNVLTGKLERTLAKHHSSPINAVAWSPAGAHVVSVDKGNKAVLWSDF; from the exons ATGGCGTCGGGGCTGCGCGCTGCTGGCTTCCCCCCGTGGAAGAGGCACATCGCGGCGGAGCTGCGGCGCCGGGATCGGCTGCAGCGGCAGGCCTTCGAGGAGATCATTGGACAGT ATAACAAGCTGCTAGAGAAATCAGACCTTCATGCAGTGCTGGCTGATAAACTTCAAGCAGAAAAATATGAGATGCAGAGCCGACATGAGATGAG TCCAGGACATGATGGAACATGGAATGATGCTCAgttgcaggagctggcacagtTGAAGATAAAGCATCAGGAGGAGCTGACAGAACTTCATAAGAAACGTGGCGAG cTGGCCCAGTCTGTAATTGATCTGAATAACCAAATGCAGCAGAAGGACAAAGAGATGCAGATGAATGAAGCAAA GATTGCAGAGTATTTGCAAAAGATCTCTGAATTGGAAACAGAGTGCCAGGAATTGCGTAACAAACTGCAAGATCTTGAGCGAGCTAATCAGACACTGAAAGATGAATATGATGCTCTCCAGATCACCTTCAATGCCTTGGAGGAAAAACTGAGGAAAACTACTGAAGACAACCAGGAGCTGGTCTCACGTTGGATGGCAGAGAAAGCACAAGAAGCCAATCGTCTGAATGCAGAAAATGAAAAGGATTCAAG GAGACGACAagccaggctgcagaaggagctaGCAGAAGCTGCCAAAGAGCCCCTGCCAGTTGAACC CAGGGATGATGATATTGAAGTGCTTGCAGATGAAACCTCTGATGCAGCTGAGGAGACATCTCCAGTGCGAAATATGAACCGAACAGCCAG GAGGCGATCTCTGTCCTcgttccctgctccccaggaTAATGTAGAGCCACATTCTGGTGCCAGTAAAGAAGTGAGAGTGCCCACTACTGCCATATGTGTCTTT gATGCACATGATGGGGAAGTGAATGCAGTGCAGTTCAGCCCTGGCTCCCGGTTACTAGCAACAGGAGGCATGGACCGCAGGGTTAAGCTTTGGGAAGTCTTGGGAG ATAGGTGTGAGCCCAAGGGTTCCCTCTCTGGTAGTAACGCTGGGATTACAAGCATAGAGTTTGACAGCGCT GGTTCTTACCTCTTAGCAGCTTCAAATGACTTTGCCAGCAGAATCTGGACGGTCGATGACAATCGGTTACGG cACACCTTGACAGGTCACAGTGGTAAAGTTCTATCAGCCAAGTTCCTGCTGGACAATGCCCGCATTGTTTCGGGAAGCCACGACCGGACCCTCAAGCTCTGGGACCTCCGCAGTAAAGTTT GTATAAAAACAGTGTTTGCAGGATCTAGCTGCAATGACATCGTATGTACTGAGCAATGTGTCATGAGTGGACATTTTGATAAGAAAATTCGTTTCTGGGACATCAG GACTGAAAGCATAGTAAAAGAACTGGAGCTGCTTGGAAGAATCACAGCTCTGGATCTGAACTCGGAGCGAACAGAGCTTTTGACCTGTTCCCGTGATGATCTACTGAAGATCGTTGATCTGCGGGTTGGTGCTGTCAAGCAGACATTCAG TGCCCAGGGATTCAAATGTGGCTCTGACTGGACGAGAGTTGTGTTCAG CCCTGATGGTAACTATGTGGCTGCTGGTTCAGCTGATGGGGCCCTCTATGTTTGGAATGTGCTCACTGGGAAATTGGAGAGGACACTTGCAAAGCATCAcag TTCTCCTATCAATGCAGTCGCGTGGTCACCGGCAGGTGCCCATGTTGTCAGTGTGGacaaaggaaacaaagctgTCCTGTGGTCGGATTTTTGA
- the ATG16L1 gene encoding autophagy-related protein 16-1 isoform X3 produces the protein MASGLRAAGFPPWKRHIAAELRRRDRLQRQAFEEIIGQYNKLLEKSDLHAVLADKLQAEKYEMQSRHEMSPGHDGTWNDAQLQELAQLKIKHQEELTELHKKRGELAQSVIDLNNQMQQKDKEMQMNEAKIAEYLQKISELETECQELRNKLQDLERANQTLKDEYDALQITFNALEEKLRKTTEDNQELVSRWMAEKAQEANRLNAENEKDSRRRQARLQKELAEAAKEPLPVEPRDDDIEVLADETSDAAEETSPVRNMNRTASKRLSQPAGGLLDSITNIFGRRSLSSFPAPQDNVEPHSGASKEVRVPTTAICVFDAHDGEVNAVQFSPGSRLLATGGMDRRVKLWEVLGDRCEPKGSLSGSNAGITSIEFDSAGSYLLAASNDFASRIWTVDDNRLRHTLTGHSGKVLSAKFLLDNARIVSGSHDRTLKLWDLRSKVCIKTVFAGSSCNDIVCTEQCVMSGHFDKKIRFWDIRTESIVKELELLGRITALDLNSERTELLTCSRDDLLKIVDLRVGAVKQTFSAQGFKCGSDWTRVVFSPDGNYVAAGSADGALYVWNVLTGKLERTLAKHHSSPINAVAWSPAGAHVVSVDKGNKAVLWSDF, from the exons ATGGCGTCGGGGCTGCGCGCTGCTGGCTTCCCCCCGTGGAAGAGGCACATCGCGGCGGAGCTGCGGCGCCGGGATCGGCTGCAGCGGCAGGCCTTCGAGGAGATCATTGGACAGT ATAACAAGCTGCTAGAGAAATCAGACCTTCATGCAGTGCTGGCTGATAAACTTCAAGCAGAAAAATATGAGATGCAGAGCCGACATGAGATGAG TCCAGGACATGATGGAACATGGAATGATGCTCAgttgcaggagctggcacagtTGAAGATAAAGCATCAGGAGGAGCTGACAGAACTTCATAAGAAACGTGGCGAG cTGGCCCAGTCTGTAATTGATCTGAATAACCAAATGCAGCAGAAGGACAAAGAGATGCAGATGAATGAAGCAAA GATTGCAGAGTATTTGCAAAAGATCTCTGAATTGGAAACAGAGTGCCAGGAATTGCGTAACAAACTGCAAGATCTTGAGCGAGCTAATCAGACACTGAAAGATGAATATGATGCTCTCCAGATCACCTTCAATGCCTTGGAGGAAAAACTGAGGAAAACTACTGAAGACAACCAGGAGCTGGTCTCACGTTGGATGGCAGAGAAAGCACAAGAAGCCAATCGTCTGAATGCAGAAAATGAAAAGGATTCAAG GAGACGACAagccaggctgcagaaggagctaGCAGAAGCTGCCAAAGAGCCCCTGCCAGTTGAACC CAGGGATGATGATATTGAAGTGCTTGCAGATGAAACCTCTGATGCAGCTGAGGAGACATCTCCAGTGCGAAATATGAACCGAACAGCCAG TAAGCGACTCTCCCAACCAGCTGGAGGCCTTCTGGACTCTATCACTAATATCTTTGG GAGGCGATCTCTGTCCTcgttccctgctccccaggaTAATGTAGAGCCACATTCTGGTGCCAGTAAAGAAGTGAGAGTGCCCACTACTGCCATATGTGTCTTT gATGCACATGATGGGGAAGTGAATGCAGTGCAGTTCAGCCCTGGCTCCCGGTTACTAGCAACAGGAGGCATGGACCGCAGGGTTAAGCTTTGGGAAGTCTTGGGAG ATAGGTGTGAGCCCAAGGGTTCCCTCTCTGGTAGTAACGCTGGGATTACAAGCATAGAGTTTGACAGCGCT GGTTCTTACCTCTTAGCAGCTTCAAATGACTTTGCCAGCAGAATCTGGACGGTCGATGACAATCGGTTACGG cACACCTTGACAGGTCACAGTGGTAAAGTTCTATCAGCCAAGTTCCTGCTGGACAATGCCCGCATTGTTTCGGGAAGCCACGACCGGACCCTCAAGCTCTGGGACCTCCGCAGTAAAGTTT GTATAAAAACAGTGTTTGCAGGATCTAGCTGCAATGACATCGTATGTACTGAGCAATGTGTCATGAGTGGACATTTTGATAAGAAAATTCGTTTCTGGGACATCAG GACTGAAAGCATAGTAAAAGAACTGGAGCTGCTTGGAAGAATCACAGCTCTGGATCTGAACTCGGAGCGAACAGAGCTTTTGACCTGTTCCCGTGATGATCTACTGAAGATCGTTGATCTGCGGGTTGGTGCTGTCAAGCAGACATTCAG TGCCCAGGGATTCAAATGTGGCTCTGACTGGACGAGAGTTGTGTTCAG CCCTGATGGTAACTATGTGGCTGCTGGTTCAGCTGATGGGGCCCTCTATGTTTGGAATGTGCTCACTGGGAAATTGGAGAGGACACTTGCAAAGCATCAcag TTCTCCTATCAATGCAGTCGCGTGGTCACCGGCAGGTGCCCATGTTGTCAGTGTGGacaaaggaaacaaagctgTCCTGTGGTCGGATTTTTGA
- the ATG16L1 gene encoding autophagy-related protein 16-1 isoform X2 — MASGLRAAGFPPWKRHIAAELRRRDRLQRQAFEEIIGQYNKLLEKSDLHAVLADKLQAEKYEMQSRHEMSPGHDGTWNDAQLQELAQLKIKHQEELTELHKKRGELAQSVIDLNNQMQQKDKEMQMNEAKIAEYLQKISELETECQELRNKLQDLERANQTLKDEYDALQITFNALEEKLRKTTEDNQELVSRWMAEKAQEANRLNAENEKDSRRRQARLQKELAEAAKEPLPVEPDDDIEVLADETSDAAEETSPVRNMNRTASKRLSQPAGGLLDSITNIFGLSESPLLGHQSSDAARRRSLSSFPAPQDNVEPHSGASKEVRVPTTAICVFDAHDGEVNAVQFSPGSRLLATGGMDRRVKLWEVLGDRCEPKGSLSGSNAGITSIEFDSAGSYLLAASNDFASRIWTVDDNRLRHTLTGHSGKVLSAKFLLDNARIVSGSHDRTLKLWDLRSKVCIKTVFAGSSCNDIVCTEQCVMSGHFDKKIRFWDIRTESIVKELELLGRITALDLNSERTELLTCSRDDLLKIVDLRVGAVKQTFSAQGFKCGSDWTRVVFSPDGNYVAAGSADGALYVWNVLTGKLERTLAKHHSSPINAVAWSPAGAHVVSVDKGNKAVLWSDF, encoded by the exons ATGGCGTCGGGGCTGCGCGCTGCTGGCTTCCCCCCGTGGAAGAGGCACATCGCGGCGGAGCTGCGGCGCCGGGATCGGCTGCAGCGGCAGGCCTTCGAGGAGATCATTGGACAGT ATAACAAGCTGCTAGAGAAATCAGACCTTCATGCAGTGCTGGCTGATAAACTTCAAGCAGAAAAATATGAGATGCAGAGCCGACATGAGATGAG TCCAGGACATGATGGAACATGGAATGATGCTCAgttgcaggagctggcacagtTGAAGATAAAGCATCAGGAGGAGCTGACAGAACTTCATAAGAAACGTGGCGAG cTGGCCCAGTCTGTAATTGATCTGAATAACCAAATGCAGCAGAAGGACAAAGAGATGCAGATGAATGAAGCAAA GATTGCAGAGTATTTGCAAAAGATCTCTGAATTGGAAACAGAGTGCCAGGAATTGCGTAACAAACTGCAAGATCTTGAGCGAGCTAATCAGACACTGAAAGATGAATATGATGCTCTCCAGATCACCTTCAATGCCTTGGAGGAAAAACTGAGGAAAACTACTGAAGACAACCAGGAGCTGGTCTCACGTTGGATGGCAGAGAAAGCACAAGAAGCCAATCGTCTGAATGCAGAAAATGAAAAGGATTCAAG GAGACGACAagccaggctgcagaaggagctaGCAGAAGCTGCCAAAGAGCCCCTGCCAGTTGAACC GGATGATGATATTGAAGTGCTTGCAGATGAAACCTCTGATGCAGCTGAGGAGACATCTCCAGTGCGAAATATGAACCGAACAGCCAG TAAGCGACTCTCCCAACCAGCTGGAGGCCTTCTGGACTCTATCACTAATATCTTTGG TCTGTCTGAGTCTCCCCTTTTGGGACATCAATCTTCTGATGCTGCCAG GAGGCGATCTCTGTCCTcgttccctgctccccaggaTAATGTAGAGCCACATTCTGGTGCCAGTAAAGAAGTGAGAGTGCCCACTACTGCCATATGTGTCTTT gATGCACATGATGGGGAAGTGAATGCAGTGCAGTTCAGCCCTGGCTCCCGGTTACTAGCAACAGGAGGCATGGACCGCAGGGTTAAGCTTTGGGAAGTCTTGGGAG ATAGGTGTGAGCCCAAGGGTTCCCTCTCTGGTAGTAACGCTGGGATTACAAGCATAGAGTTTGACAGCGCT GGTTCTTACCTCTTAGCAGCTTCAAATGACTTTGCCAGCAGAATCTGGACGGTCGATGACAATCGGTTACGG cACACCTTGACAGGTCACAGTGGTAAAGTTCTATCAGCCAAGTTCCTGCTGGACAATGCCCGCATTGTTTCGGGAAGCCACGACCGGACCCTCAAGCTCTGGGACCTCCGCAGTAAAGTTT GTATAAAAACAGTGTTTGCAGGATCTAGCTGCAATGACATCGTATGTACTGAGCAATGTGTCATGAGTGGACATTTTGATAAGAAAATTCGTTTCTGGGACATCAG GACTGAAAGCATAGTAAAAGAACTGGAGCTGCTTGGAAGAATCACAGCTCTGGATCTGAACTCGGAGCGAACAGAGCTTTTGACCTGTTCCCGTGATGATCTACTGAAGATCGTTGATCTGCGGGTTGGTGCTGTCAAGCAGACATTCAG TGCCCAGGGATTCAAATGTGGCTCTGACTGGACGAGAGTTGTGTTCAG CCCTGATGGTAACTATGTGGCTGCTGGTTCAGCTGATGGGGCCCTCTATGTTTGGAATGTGCTCACTGGGAAATTGGAGAGGACACTTGCAAAGCATCAcag TTCTCCTATCAATGCAGTCGCGTGGTCACCGGCAGGTGCCCATGTTGTCAGTGTGGacaaaggaaacaaagctgTCCTGTGGTCGGATTTTTGA